Proteins from a genomic interval of Dasania marina DSM 21967:
- a CDS encoding RidA family protein, which translates to MPTHERIRMFNTKETYPNQKLDNDLCQAVRAGNTVYVRGQVGTDFEGNLVGLGDPAAQAEQAMKNVKQLLKEAGSDMSHIVKTTTYITDPRFREDVYAEVGKWLKGVFPISTGLVVSGLAQPQWLMEIDIIAVIPD; encoded by the coding sequence ATGCCCACACACGAACGGATAAGAATGTTCAATACTAAAGAAACCTATCCCAACCAAAAGTTGGATAATGATCTTTGTCAGGCTGTTAGGGCGGGAAATACCGTTTACGTCCGCGGCCAAGTAGGAACAGACTTTGAAGGAAACTTGGTTGGCTTGGGCGATCCTGCCGCCCAGGCCGAACAAGCCATGAAAAATGTTAAACAGCTATTGAAAGAGGCAGGCTCTGATATGAGCCATATTGTCAAAACGACCACGTATATCACTGACCCTCGTTTTCGTGAAGACGTCTATGCTGAAGTGGGCAAATGGCTGAAAGGGGTATTCCCCATCTCCACGGGCTTAGTGGTGTCGGGCCTAGCACAGCCGCAGTGGTTAATGGAAATAGACATTATTGCCGTCATTCCAGATTAA
- a CDS encoding flavin-containing monooxygenase: protein MTVEKIDTLVIGAGQAGVAMSEHLSSLDVPHIVLERNRIAEQWRTARWDSLVANGPAWHDRFPGMEFEGHKPDDFVPKEQVADYLEAYAKKFNAPIRTGVEVKKVTRNTGGPGFIIETSEGVIEANRVVAATGPFQTPVIPPIAKNEKIVQIHSAEYRNPQQLPEGAVLVVGAGSSGVQIADEIQRSGKKVYLSAGPHDRPPRSYRNRDFCWWLGVLGEWDREAMEPGTEHVTIAVTGAHGSHGTVDFRALAHQGITLLGMTKEFKNGKVTFQEDLIENVERGNKNYMDFLDAADAYIERNGIELPEEPEARKVLPDPDCMTNPILELDLAEAGITSIVWATGFALDYRWLDVDAFDEQGKPKHQRGVSSEPGVYFVGQAWLSRRGSAFIWGVWHDAKHIAGHIATQRTYLAYTDPSQR, encoded by the coding sequence ATGACCGTTGAAAAAATAGATACGCTGGTTATAGGCGCCGGCCAAGCCGGTGTCGCCATGAGCGAACACCTAAGCAGCCTTGATGTGCCCCACATAGTTCTTGAGCGTAATCGTATCGCCGAGCAATGGCGCACAGCTCGCTGGGACTCATTAGTTGCCAATGGCCCAGCCTGGCATGATAGGTTCCCCGGTATGGAATTTGAAGGCCATAAACCTGACGACTTTGTGCCCAAAGAACAGGTTGCCGATTATTTGGAAGCCTATGCCAAAAAATTTAACGCCCCCATACGCACGGGTGTAGAAGTGAAGAAAGTTACACGTAACACGGGTGGCCCAGGCTTTATTATCGAAACCTCTGAAGGTGTAATTGAGGCCAACCGAGTGGTTGCCGCCACCGGGCCGTTCCAGACACCGGTTATTCCACCTATCGCTAAAAACGAAAAGATTGTACAAATACATTCCGCTGAATACCGTAACCCTCAGCAATTGCCAGAAGGTGCTGTATTAGTGGTTGGCGCTGGCTCCTCTGGTGTACAGATTGCCGATGAGATTCAGCGTTCGGGCAAAAAAGTTTACTTATCGGCAGGTCCACACGACCGTCCACCCCGCTCTTATCGTAACCGTGACTTCTGCTGGTGGCTGGGAGTACTGGGCGAGTGGGATAGAGAAGCTATGGAGCCAGGCACAGAGCATGTCACCATTGCGGTAACCGGAGCGCATGGCAGCCATGGTACCGTTGATTTTCGCGCCCTTGCTCATCAGGGCATTACCCTACTGGGTATGACAAAAGAATTTAAAAACGGCAAAGTCACGTTTCAAGAAGATCTTATAGAGAACGTTGAACGCGGTAATAAAAATTACATGGACTTCCTCGATGCCGCTGACGCCTACATAGAGCGCAATGGCATTGAGTTGCCAGAAGAGCCTGAAGCTAGAAAAGTACTACCTGACCCGGATTGCATGACTAACCCTATACTTGAGTTAGACCTAGCCGAAGCTGGCATTACGTCTATTGTTTGGGCCACCGGTTTCGCCTTAGATTACAGGTGGCTGGATGTAGACGCCTTCGACGAGCAAGGCAAGCCTAAGCATCAACGCGGTGTATCCTCCGAGCCTGGCGTATACTTTGTAGGGCAGGCTTGGCTATCTCGCCGTGGCTCCGCCTTTATCTGGGGCGTATGGCACGACGCGAAACATATTGCTGGCCATATCGCCACGCAACGTACTTATCTTGCCTATACTGATCCATCGCAACGCTAG
- a CDS encoding DUF1028 domain-containing protein: MTFSLVARCPESGMMGTVVTSSSICVASRCSFVRPAVGAAQSQNITDPELGPRLLDLCEQGLSAQEAMAQVVNETEKVQWRQLGLIDKNGGTACFSGNETLGINAMAEGKDCVAMGNMLANTEIPAAMVAAFEQAVGSLPERLLAGIAAGLDAGGEAGPIHSAGLLVAAADTSWPVVNLRVDWEDEPDYAINKLHSVWLNYLPQMQAYITRSVTPENSDPYGVPGDPA; this comes from the coding sequence ATGACTTTCTCTTTAGTAGCAAGATGCCCAGAGAGCGGCATGATGGGCACGGTAGTCACTTCATCTAGTATTTGTGTTGCCAGCCGCTGTTCTTTTGTAAGGCCTGCGGTAGGTGCGGCGCAAAGCCAAAATATTACTGACCCCGAATTAGGCCCAAGGTTGCTTGATTTATGTGAGCAGGGTTTGTCGGCGCAAGAGGCCATGGCGCAAGTGGTCAATGAAACAGAGAAAGTACAATGGCGTCAGCTGGGCCTTATTGATAAAAACGGCGGCACGGCTTGCTTTAGCGGCAACGAAACCTTAGGCATTAACGCTATGGCAGAAGGTAAAGACTGTGTAGCCATGGGCAATATGCTAGCCAATACTGAAATACCCGCTGCCATGGTCGCCGCTTTTGAGCAGGCTGTAGGTAGCTTGCCAGAACGTTTATTGGCTGGCATAGCAGCGGGTTTAGACGCTGGTGGTGAAGCTGGCCCCATCCACTCTGCGGGTTTATTGGTAGCCGCAGCAGATACTAGCTGGCCAGTAGTCAACTTGCGTGTTGATTGGGAAGACGAGCCCGACTACGCCATCAACAAGCTACACAGTGTTTGGTTAAATTATCTGCCGCAAATGCAAGCCTATATCACCCGTTCAGTAACACCTGAAAATTCGGACCCTTATGGCGTGCCCGGTGACCCAGCTTAA
- a CDS encoding FAD-dependent oxidoreductase, translated as MQQWVCIVCGWIYDESVGDPDSGVAPGTRFEDIADDWQCVDCGVGKDDFELITLSADTAVTHLAVDHTEQAIEPVVILGTGMAGYGLAKEFRKQDNKTPLIIITADDGRAYAKPMLSTGYTRNTEAEDLVQADAGTMARELRASVWTNTQVNRIDTENKLLHLSEAKVQLRYGKLVLALGAETIMPPIQGSGLDHVYSVNDLLDFDNFRKAIKRTGAKKICLLGAGLIGCEFANDLLNGGFDVEVVDPMAYCLPTLLPAPAGKSVQRALESLGAVFHFGNLVTEVNRCDSGSSGVEVRFQNGGKTYADLVVSAVGVRPRTTLAAEAGLAINRGIVTDRSLQTSAANVYALGDCAEVDGHHLVYIAPLNAAAKALAKTLAGTYSLVSYPAMPVVVKTPACPVVLSPAPRDAEGSWMIVQNDKGTTAEFRNSQGKLLGFALTGEAIKSRQRLQKQLPDILA; from the coding sequence GTGCAGCAGTGGGTGTGTATTGTTTGTGGTTGGATTTATGATGAAAGCGTTGGCGACCCTGATTCTGGTGTTGCCCCTGGCACAAGGTTTGAAGACATTGCTGATGATTGGCAATGTGTAGATTGTGGTGTTGGTAAAGACGACTTTGAGTTAATCACCCTTAGTGCTGACACTGCTGTTACTCACTTGGCTGTTGATCATACTGAGCAGGCTATAGAGCCCGTTGTTATTCTGGGTACCGGCATGGCTGGGTATGGCCTGGCAAAGGAGTTTCGTAAGCAAGATAATAAAACACCTCTTATCATTATTACCGCTGATGATGGTCGAGCTTATGCTAAACCTATGCTCTCGACAGGATATACCCGTAATACTGAGGCTGAAGACTTGGTGCAGGCAGATGCTGGGACTATGGCTAGAGAGTTGCGTGCCAGTGTCTGGACCAATACACAGGTTAATCGTATTGATACCGAGAATAAACTATTGCATTTAAGTGAAGCAAAGGTACAGCTACGTTATGGCAAACTGGTGCTAGCGCTAGGCGCAGAAACCATCATGCCGCCTATACAAGGGAGTGGCTTAGATCATGTCTATTCGGTTAATGATCTATTGGATTTTGATAACTTCCGCAAAGCGATAAAACGAACCGGCGCGAAGAAAATCTGCTTACTAGGGGCAGGCTTAATAGGCTGCGAGTTTGCTAATGATTTACTTAACGGCGGCTTTGATGTTGAAGTGGTCGACCCTATGGCGTATTGCCTGCCGACACTATTGCCAGCCCCGGCGGGTAAATCAGTGCAGCGGGCTTTGGAGTCTTTAGGCGCTGTATTTCATTTTGGTAATCTAGTGACGGAAGTTAATCGTTGTGACAGTGGCAGTAGCGGTGTTGAAGTAAGGTTTCAAAATGGCGGTAAAACCTATGCCGATTTAGTAGTGTCAGCGGTAGGTGTTAGGCCTCGTACTACGCTGGCAGCAGAGGCTGGCCTAGCGATAAACCGAGGCATAGTCACCGACCGCAGCCTGCAAACCTCAGCGGCGAATGTATATGCTCTGGGTGACTGTGCAGAAGTCGACGGCCATCATTTGGTTTATATAGCGCCTCTTAATGCGGCAGCTAAGGCTTTGGCCAAAACCTTGGCGGGCACGTACAGCTTGGTAAGTTATCCCGCTATGCCCGTGGTTGTTAAAACCCCCGCCTGCCCTGTGGTATTAAGCCCCGCTCCTAGAGATGCAGAAGGCTCATGGATGATTGTGCAAAATGACAAGGGGACGACGGCTGAGTTTCGTAATTCTCAGGGTAAGTTGTTAGGCTTTGCTTTAACCGGCGAAGCTATTAAGAGTAGGCAGCGTTTGCAAAAACAGCTGCCAGATATTTTGGCATAG
- the aspA gene encoding aspartate ammonia-lyase, with protein sequence MSKKKSNIRIESDLIGERQLPWDVYYGVQTLRAVENFAISNIKVGDFPHFVKALAMVKKACVKANIKLGLIDLTIANAIASACDDVIAGHYNDQFVVDMIQGGAGTSTNMNANEVIANRALEILGYEKGRYDIVNPNNHVNLSQSTNDVYPTAIRLCLILSAPELYEAIAGLGYQCKQKAVDFSDVIKMGRTQLQDAVPITLGQEFEAYYANLKEDLEKLKETASSFREINLGATAIGTGINTDPEYSSLAIEELCWIADMHFIKASNLIEATSDMGDFVLLSSLLKRTAIKVSKMCNDLRLMSSGPRAGFNEINLPAMQPGSSIMPGKVNPVIPEVVNQVAYQVIGNDLTVTMAAEAGQLELNVMEPVIVFNILRSMQFLTNALNTLSTKCIAGITANKEHCKNMVYNSIGIVTAVNPYLGYQASTRIAKEALDTGANIIDLIRRDGLLTDQQLAEILKPENMTQPRRHNKLIVVGDSA encoded by the coding sequence GTGTCTAAAAAAAAATCCAACATCCGTATTGAATCCGATCTGATCGGTGAACGTCAACTGCCCTGGGATGTTTACTATGGCGTGCAAACCCTGCGCGCGGTAGAAAATTTTGCCATTAGCAATATCAAAGTAGGTGACTTCCCACACTTTGTTAAAGCCTTGGCGATGGTAAAAAAAGCCTGCGTTAAAGCCAATATCAAACTGGGTTTAATTGATTTAACAATTGCCAACGCTATCGCTAGTGCCTGTGATGACGTAATAGCCGGGCATTACAACGATCAGTTTGTAGTGGATATGATACAGGGCGGGGCAGGCACCTCTACCAATATGAATGCCAATGAGGTGATAGCCAATAGAGCGTTAGAAATACTAGGCTATGAAAAAGGCCGCTACGATATAGTAAACCCCAATAACCATGTTAACTTATCGCAATCGACTAATGATGTTTACCCCACTGCTATACGCTTGTGTTTAATCTTGTCGGCCCCTGAATTGTATGAAGCCATTGCCGGTTTAGGCTACCAATGCAAGCAGAAGGCGGTTGATTTTTCGGATGTGATAAAAATGGGCCGTACCCAATTGCAAGACGCGGTGCCTATTACCTTGGGGCAAGAGTTTGAAGCCTATTATGCCAACCTCAAAGAAGACTTAGAAAAACTTAAAGAAACGGCCTCCAGTTTTAGGGAAATAAACTTGGGTGCTACGGCCATAGGTACGGGTATTAATACGGACCCCGAATACTCCAGCCTAGCCATAGAAGAATTGTGCTGGATAGCCGATATGCACTTTATTAAAGCCAGTAACTTGATCGAAGCAACCAGTGATATGGGTGATTTTGTGCTGCTTTCTAGCTTGTTAAAGCGCACGGCTATTAAAGTGTCGAAAATGTGTAACGACTTGCGCTTAATGAGCAGCGGCCCGCGAGCAGGCTTTAATGAAATTAATCTGCCAGCCATGCAGCCCGGCTCCTCTATTATGCCTGGCAAGGTCAACCCGGTTATCCCCGAGGTGGTTAATCAGGTAGCCTATCAAGTGATAGGTAACGACTTAACGGTGACCATGGCGGCAGAGGCAGGTCAGTTAGAGCTGAATGTAATGGAGCCTGTTATTGTGTTTAATATTTTGCGCTCTATGCAATTTTTAACCAATGCCTTAAACACCTTATCAACAAAGTGTATAGCGGGTATTACCGCTAATAAAGAACACTGCAAAAATATGGTGTATAACAGTATAGGTATAGTAACGGCGGTGAACCCCTACTTGGGCTACCAAGCCTCAACCCGCATAGCGAAAGAGGCCTTGGATACCGGTGCCAATATTATTGATTTGATTAGGCGCGATGGCCTACTAACCGATCAGCAGTTGGCGGAAATTTTAAAGCCAGAAAATATGACCCAGCCCAGACGGCATAATAAGCTTATCGTTGTAGGCGATAGCGCATAG
- a CDS encoding TonB-dependent receptor, producing MNRTMRKSLYGLSFPLLISGVVQASLLEEVVVSSQKRDQTLQDVGMSVTAFTGDQLKELGLTNSADLQNMTPGLVVMELGAASPVSIFSLRGVSQNDFGDHHEAPNAVYVDDVYVSNMAAVGAQMFDVERVEVLRGPQGTIFGRNATGGLIHIISKKPTEQFEAYTDLTLADNKQVKFEGAISGPLTDNLAARLAVATNHHDPYMKNNGSADDGAESASTNMRLQFDYSGDNLSVGLNLRHLVIDDVSGGVYDSETALTNANGEVIAEPLLADYQAFCGANYGTTPAAGKNCLETSMSNDPYKVATNADAGLDRTHDGISLKVIKYFDDVSFTSITDYQDINKDYLEDSDSTTFTAGHFRQDQDTEQFSQEFQIQGDSDKLEWTAGLYYLKIDGEYRTGFDAPYVYGYSTDNTFALETESYAAFGQVERVLSDTLTATVGLRWTHDKKEIEFNTSCTDDPSAYFFLGCDFFFGPDSVQATGFDKNSVGDLATLEDDDYSYKLQLDWRPTDDVLMYGTISRGNKAGGYSASSFATLSADQFSYDPEVLTNYEVGVKYTLSETTRLNTSVFYYDYKDYQAFTFENIATVLINLDAVVTGMDIELISNPAEGWDVLLGASILDATAKDVPLPSGEMKDQNMGLAPDLTLNAMVRKAWQAFDGEMSVQIDGNYVDERDLSTINHPGQVMDSYVVGNLRAGYSSGDGSWSMALFVNNFTDEEIEQYRFDETFVSGTILRGVAPPRWVGISGSYYWQ from the coding sequence ATGAATAGAACAATGCGCAAAAGCCTTTATGGCTTGTCTTTTCCTCTACTAATTTCAGGAGTGGTGCAGGCATCGCTATTGGAAGAGGTAGTTGTATCTTCACAAAAAAGGGATCAAACCTTACAGGATGTAGGTATGTCGGTGACGGCGTTCACCGGTGATCAGTTAAAGGAGCTAGGCCTAACCAATAGTGCAGATCTTCAAAATATGACCCCTGGCCTCGTTGTGATGGAATTGGGTGCGGCTTCGCCAGTCAGTATTTTTTCGCTGCGCGGGGTAAGCCAAAATGATTTTGGTGATCACCATGAGGCGCCCAACGCCGTCTACGTGGATGACGTGTATGTGAGTAACATGGCCGCCGTAGGTGCGCAGATGTTTGATGTTGAGCGTGTTGAGGTGCTGCGTGGCCCACAGGGCACTATTTTTGGACGCAACGCAACGGGCGGCTTAATACATATTATTAGTAAAAAACCCACAGAGCAGTTTGAAGCTTATACGGACCTTACATTAGCGGATAATAAGCAAGTGAAATTCGAAGGGGCTATTAGTGGCCCGCTAACAGATAATTTGGCGGCTAGGTTGGCTGTGGCAACTAACCATCACGACCCCTATATGAAAAATAATGGATCCGCTGATGATGGTGCAGAATCAGCGAGTACCAATATGAGATTGCAATTTGATTACAGTGGTGACAATTTATCGGTGGGGTTAAATTTACGTCACCTGGTAATAGATGATGTGTCGGGTGGTGTTTACGATAGCGAAACAGCGTTGACCAACGCCAATGGCGAAGTTATAGCTGAACCTTTATTGGCAGACTACCAAGCTTTCTGTGGTGCGAACTATGGTACAACACCAGCGGCGGGGAAAAATTGCTTAGAAACCTCCATGTCGAATGACCCCTATAAAGTTGCCACCAATGCCGATGCAGGCTTGGATAGAACGCATGACGGTATAAGCCTTAAAGTTATTAAGTATTTTGATGATGTTTCGTTTACGTCTATTACGGATTACCAAGATATCAATAAAGATTACTTAGAAGACTCTGACAGTACCACGTTCACTGCAGGGCACTTTCGCCAAGATCAAGATACTGAGCAGTTCTCTCAAGAGTTTCAAATTCAAGGTGATAGCGATAAGTTGGAATGGACCGCTGGGCTGTATTATTTGAAAATTGATGGTGAGTACCGCACGGGCTTTGACGCTCCCTATGTCTACGGCTATTCAACCGATAACACCTTTGCATTAGAGACAGAGTCTTATGCGGCATTTGGGCAAGTAGAGCGTGTGCTTAGCGATACCTTAACCGCTACGGTTGGCCTACGCTGGACCCATGATAAAAAAGAAATTGAGTTTAATACTAGCTGTACAGACGATCCATCAGCCTATTTTTTCTTAGGTTGTGATTTCTTTTTTGGCCCCGATTCGGTGCAGGCAACAGGTTTTGATAAAAACTCGGTGGGCGACTTAGCCACACTTGAAGACGATGACTATTCCTATAAGCTACAGCTCGATTGGCGGCCTACAGACGATGTGTTGATGTACGGTACCATTAGCCGTGGTAATAAAGCCGGTGGCTACTCGGCCTCATCTTTTGCAACCTTATCGGCAGATCAGTTTTCCTATGATCCGGAAGTTCTGACTAATTATGAAGTGGGTGTTAAATATACCTTATCTGAAACTACACGTTTAAATACTAGTGTGTTTTATTATGATTATAAAGACTACCAAGCTTTCACTTTTGAGAATATTGCCACGGTACTGATTAACCTCGATGCGGTAGTTACCGGCATGGATATAGAGCTAATTTCTAACCCTGCAGAGGGTTGGGATGTGCTGCTAGGTGCTTCGATTTTAGATGCTACGGCTAAAGATGTGCCTTTACCATCAGGCGAAATGAAAGATCAAAATATGGGCCTGGCACCCGATTTAACATTGAACGCCATGGTGCGTAAAGCTTGGCAAGCATTTGATGGTGAAATGTCTGTGCAGATCGATGGAAATTATGTTGACGAGAGAGATCTTTCAACCATAAACCATCCTGGCCAGGTTATGGACTCTTACGTAGTGGGTAATCTGAGAGCGGGTTATAGCAGTGGTGATGGCTCGTGGTCGATGGCGCTATTTGTCAACAATTTCACCGATGAAGAGATTGAACAGTATCGCTTTGATGAAACCTTTGTTAGCGGCACTATTCTAAGAGGTGTTGCTCCACCCCGCTGGGTAGGTATCAGCGGTTCTTATTATTGGCAGTGA
- a CDS encoding APC family permease, translating into MKQETIIKKDSFKRTLGFKSLLAVAIGLVVSQGVMVIMLQGAGFAGLGFFIAMGLGYLLAVSYVFSFSELALMFPRAGTLSTYTEVAIGHFPAIVAVFSGYVVVAMFATSAELVLIDLLLEHLFPGLFPPFVVAFGLLFAFMLLNIKGVDIFASLQSVLAYTMITFLLLIGGLSVYGGIAEPQPGIDLTTEINPMGWGVLSLVALAVWGFVGAEFVCPLVEETKQPEKNIPRAMLAGVTIIFVIYILYCLGAMLYVPAETLTTAALPHLEFVKAVFGEKGLVFLTVAAITATCSTVNTSLAAVPRMIYGMAHNGQTFSVFKRLHKKHQTPWAAIVFIAAVTGLPILIYGRNADAILLLLTGAAIAWLVAYIIAHVDVMVLRHRLPNMARPFKTPFYPLPQLLGIAGMIYGIIHAAPSEELEFQVMLIAGSVLLVGCILAALWVKLVMKRGLFEPSTVSEAMND; encoded by the coding sequence ATGAAACAAGAAACCATAATAAAAAAAGACAGCTTTAAGCGCACTTTAGGCTTTAAGTCGTTACTGGCTGTGGCCATAGGTTTGGTGGTGTCACAGGGTGTGATGGTTATCATGCTACAAGGGGCTGGCTTTGCTGGGCTGGGTTTTTTTATTGCTATGGGCTTGGGCTACTTATTAGCAGTGTCCTATGTGTTTTCATTTTCTGAGCTGGCGTTGATGTTTCCTAGGGCGGGTACCTTAAGTACCTATACCGAGGTGGCGATAGGGCACTTCCCCGCGATTGTGGCGGTGTTCTCCGGTTATGTGGTGGTGGCTATGTTTGCCACCTCTGCCGAATTAGTGCTTATAGACTTGTTGCTGGAGCATTTATTCCCCGGTTTATTCCCGCCTTTTGTGGTGGCCTTTGGTTTGTTGTTTGCCTTCATGCTGTTAAATATTAAAGGTGTGGATATATTTGCCAGCCTGCAATCGGTGTTGGCCTATACCATGATTACGTTTTTATTATTAATAGGTGGCTTATCGGTATACGGTGGTATTGCCGAGCCACAGCCGGGTATTGATTTGACCACAGAAATTAACCCCATGGGTTGGGGCGTGCTGTCCTTAGTTGCTTTAGCGGTGTGGGGGTTTGTGGGGGCCGAGTTTGTTTGTCCGTTAGTAGAAGAAACCAAGCAGCCTGAAAAAAATATACCGCGAGCCATGTTAGCCGGTGTCACCATTATTTTTGTGATTTATATATTGTATTGCTTAGGCGCGATGCTGTATGTGCCTGCAGAAACATTAACCACTGCCGCTCTGCCACACTTAGAATTTGTAAAAGCGGTATTTGGTGAAAAAGGTTTAGTGTTTTTAACGGTGGCGGCAATTACTGCAACCTGCAGCACCGTTAATACCTCTTTAGCTGCAGTGCCACGCATGATTTATGGCATGGCACATAATGGACAAACTTTTTCGGTATTTAAACGCCTGCATAAAAAACATCAAACGCCCTGGGCTGCCATCGTGTTTATTGCTGCGGTCACCGGCCTGCCCATATTGATTTACGGCCGCAATGCCGATGCTATTTTATTATTGCTTACCGGGGCGGCTATAGCCTGGTTGGTGGCTTATATTATTGCTCATGTCGACGTAATGGTGTTGCGCCACCGTTTACCGAATATGGCGCGCCCTTTTAAAACCCCTTTCTACCCTTTACCACAGTTGCTAGGCATAGCGGGCATGATCTACGGCATTATCCACGCCGCGCCTTCTGAAGAGTTAGAATTTCAGGTGATGTTAATCGCCGGTTCAGTGCTGTTAGTGGGCTGTATCTTAGCGGCCCTATGGGTGAAACTGGTGATGAAGCGAGGGTTGTTTGAGCCCAGCACAGTTAGTGAAGCCATGAACGACTAA
- a CDS encoding aldehyde dehydrogenase yields MTDHSYAFWQAKAKTITLKNLAFINGEYRAAQSAATYEVINPATEQLLAEVSACDEADVDAAVSCARSSFDSGVWAGKTPSERKAIVLKLAQLIIDNKEELALLETLDMGKPVMDALNVDVMGASAILTWYAEAADKIYDEIAPTGDGALATMTREPIGVIAAIVPWNFPLDIAIWKLAPALMAGNSVIVKPAEQSPHSVLRLAELAIDAGVPKGVFNVVTGYGHVAGKALGLHNDVDVATFTGSTAVGKLFLRYSSESNMKPVWLETGGKSPNVIFADCENLEKAADKAAFGIFFNQGEVCSANSRLLVENSIKDEFVEKMIARAKAVVLGDPLNPETTMGPIVNRKQVDSIISLIERAKTEGCVAVAGGSGATIDGSSLYVQPTIFNDVTNQMTIAREEVFGPVLSVIGFDSEEEAIAIANDTPYGLAASVWTDSLNRAHRVARKIKAGTVSVNTVDALSPMTPFGGYKQSGIGRDLSIHAFDKFTQVKTTWIDFS; encoded by the coding sequence ATGACTGACCATAGCTACGCATTTTGGCAAGCCAAAGCAAAAACGATCACCCTAAAAAACCTAGCCTTTATTAATGGCGAATACCGTGCGGCCCAATCGGCTGCGACTTATGAGGTGATTAACCCTGCTACTGAACAGTTGCTAGCAGAGGTGAGCGCCTGTGATGAGGCCGATGTAGATGCGGCAGTAAGCTGTGCTCGCAGCAGCTTTGATAGCGGTGTATGGGCGGGTAAAACACCCTCCGAGCGCAAAGCCATCGTGTTAAAACTGGCGCAATTAATTATTGATAATAAAGAAGAGCTAGCGCTGCTGGAAACCCTGGATATGGGTAAGCCGGTTATGGATGCCCTCAATGTTGATGTGATGGGTGCCTCGGCTATATTGACCTGGTATGCGGAAGCAGCCGATAAAATTTATGATGAAATTGCCCCCACCGGTGATGGCGCTTTAGCCACCATGACCCGTGAGCCTATAGGCGTGATAGCGGCGATAGTGCCTTGGAACTTCCCCCTAGATATAGCAATCTGGAAACTGGCACCGGCATTGATGGCGGGTAACAGTGTTATCGTCAAGCCTGCTGAGCAATCGCCGCACTCGGTGTTGCGTTTAGCTGAGTTAGCGATAGACGCTGGTGTGCCCAAGGGCGTATTTAATGTTGTGACAGGTTATGGCCATGTGGCGGGTAAAGCCTTGGGCTTACATAACGATGTTGATGTGGCGACGTTTACCGGGTCAACGGCAGTGGGTAAGTTATTCTTGCGCTATAGCAGCGAGTCGAATATGAAGCCCGTGTGGCTGGAGACAGGCGGCAAGAGCCCTAATGTTATTTTTGCCGATTGCGAAAATTTAGAGAAGGCGGCCGATAAAGCAGCCTTTGGTATTTTCTTTAATCAAGGTGAGGTGTGCTCGGCCAATTCACGTTTATTAGTAGAAAATTCTATTAAAGATGAATTTGTAGAAAAGATGATAGCCCGCGCCAAGGCGGTAGTGTTAGGCGATCCGCTAAACCCAGAAACCACCATGGGGCCTATCGTTAATCGCAAGCAGGTCGATAGCATCATCTCCTTAATTGAACGCGCTAAGACTGAGGGTTGTGTAGCTGTTGCTGGCGGTAGTGGTGCGACTATCGATGGCTCTAGCCTTTATGTGCAGCCTACAATTTTTAACGATGTTACCAATCAAATGACTATAGCCCGCGAAGAAGTGTTTGGGCCGGTATTATCAGTAATAGGCTTTGACAGCGAGGAGGAGGCTATAGCCATCGCCAATGACACGCCCTATGGTTTGGCAGCCTCGGTGTGGACAGATAGCCTCAATAGAGCCCATAGAGTTGCCCGCAAAATTAAGGCAGGTACTGTATCGGTGAATACCGTTGATGCGCTAAGCCCGATGACACCTTTTGGTGGTTATAAACAATCGGGTATAGGTAGGGATTTATCCATACATGCGTTTGATAAATTCACCCAAGTAAAAACCACTTGGATAGACTTTAGCTAA